In Rosa chinensis cultivar Old Blush chromosome 1, RchiOBHm-V2, whole genome shotgun sequence, a genomic segment contains:
- the LOC112198093 gene encoding uncharacterized protein LOC112198093 has translation MAEKKDHHQRLNQLNGSRRELEAEEEEFQILSPKAITRGRRRLKYCGIAIAVVLLQVVVLGVLCLTLFRFKDPNIKLDSATVENLSVGLTSTPSTINMTVNQVILVKNQNWGGLKYDESAVVFSYGDVTVGQGTISKGSIKMRKSKKVTVVAEVKIEGIGSEINSVLGLKSYTKISGKVNMVGVVKKRRSGEMDCSLSISLATQRIEDFNCH, from the coding sequence ATGGCGGAGAAGAAAGATCATCATCAACGTCTAAATCAACTGAATGGCTCCAGGAGAGAActagaagcagaagaagaagaattccaGATTCTTTCTCCAAAGGCTATTACTAGAGGGAGAAGAAGGCTCAAGTACTGTGGGATTGCAATTGCAGTTGTTCTCCTCCAAGTTGTTGTTCTAGGTGTGCTTTGCCTCACTCTCTTTCGCTTTAAGGATCCGAACATCAAGTTGGATTCAGCCACTGTGGAGAATCTGAGCGTGGGCTTGACGTCTACACCCTCCACCATCAACATGACTGTGAATCAAGTAATTCTGGTGAAGAATCAGAACTGGGGAGGGTTGAAGTATGATGAGAGTGCTGTGGTTTTTTCCTATGGGGATGTTACAGTTGGTCAAGGCACAATTTCTAAAGGTTCTATTAAGATGAGGAAGAGCAAGAAGGTGACAGTTGTGGCGGAGGTAAAGATTGAAGGGATAGGCAGTGAGATTAACTCAGTTTTGGGTTTGAAGAGCTATACAAAGATTAGTGGGAAGGTCAATATGGTGGGGGTggtgaagaaaagaagaagtggGGAGATGGATTGCAGCTTGAGTATTAGTTTGGCCACCCAGAGAATTGAGGACTTCAATTGCCACTGA
- the LOC112197626 gene encoding uncharacterized protein LOC112197626 has protein sequence MVEKEQARPLAPAGYRPSSDDNEAALHIKRARQKKFINCCGCITAIVLIQAVVIIILAFTVFRVKEPKINMNKVTVTKLELVNGTTPKPGTNISLTADVSVKNPNVASFKYSNTTTTLYYHGTVVGEARGPPGRSKARRTMRMNITVDIITDMLITNPNLKADVDSGLLTMSSYSRIPGRVNMLNIVKKHVIVKMNCTMTVNISSQAIQEQKCKRKVNL, from the coding sequence ATGGTGGAGAAGGAGCAGGCAAGACCGCTAGCCCCGGCCGGCTACCGACCCAGCAGCGACGACAATGAAGCTGCCCTCCACATAAAAAGAGCTCGACAAAAGAAGTTCATAAACTGCTGCGGGTGCATAACAGCCATAGTGCTAATCCAAGCCGTTGTTATCATAATCCTAGCTTTCACCGTGTTCCGAGTCAAGGAGCCGAAAATCAACATGAACAAAGTCACAGTCACAAAGCTCGAGCTGGTCAATGGCACCACCCCCAAGCCGGGCACCAACATCTCTTTAACGGCTGATGTTTCGGTGAAGAATCCAAACGTGGCTTCGTTCAAGTACAGCAACACCACCACCACGCTGTATTATCACGGCACGGTGGTGGGGGAGGCTAGAGGTCCGCCTGGACGATCTAAGGCCCGACGGACGATGAGGATGAACATCACCGTGGATATTATCACCGACATGCTGATTACCAACCCGAACCTGAAGGCGGACGTGGATTCGGGGCTGTTGACGATGAGCAGCTATTCTAGGATTCCGGGAAGGGTGAACATGTTGAATATAGTGAAGAAGCATGTCATTGTGAAGATGAACTGTACTATGACGGTTAATATTTCTAGCCAGGCGATTCAAGAACAAAAGTGCAAGAGGAAGGTTAATCTATAG
- the LOC112186831 gene encoding RING-H2 finger protein ATL67 isoform X2, with the protein MQQLGAPYNFLNLTPKKIPMAKTPSSLHHHLLLLLQCPPSLLPSSNYLTTLGLGYAIAIALGFLVLLSTLLLASYICCRVSRHHRSQPQTQTQNPNSSSEGVILPRIIFVAEDDVENQENDDENSVVGLHQNVINSYPKFPFSKEIGGGDASTCSICLCDYHEFEMLRMMPECRHHFHLLCLDAWLKLNGSCPVCRNSPLPTPLSTPLQEVVPLSQHAADRRWRREDFRKTKSIKALRVAVK; encoded by the exons ATGCAGCAGCTGGGAGCACCCTACAACTTTCTCAATCTCACCCCCAAAAAAATCCCAATGGCTAAAACCCCTTCATccctccaccaccacctcctcctcctcctccaatgTCCCCCCTCCCTCCTCCCCTCCTCAAATTACCTCACTACCCTCGGCCTCGGCTACGCCATAGCCATCGCCCTTGGCTTTCTCGTCCTTCTCTCCACCCTCCTCCTCGCCTCCTACATCTGCTGCCGCGTCTCCCGCCACCATCGCTCCCAgccccaaacccaaacccaaaaccccaactcctCCTCCGAGGGCGTCATCCTCCCCCGCATCATCTTCGTCGCCGAGGACGACGTCGAGAACCAAGAAAACGACGATGAGAACTCCGTCGTCGGCCTCCACCAGAACGTCATCAACTCCTACCCCAAGTTCCCCTTCTCCAAGGAAATCGGCGGAGGCGATGCCTCCACGTGCTCCATCTGCCTCTGCGACTACCACGAATTCGAGATGCTGAGGATGATGCCCGAGTGCCGCCACCACTTCCACCTATTGTGTCTCGACGCGTGGCTCAAGCTCAACGGCTCCTGCCCCGTCTGCCGGAACTCGCCGCTGCCGACTCCGCTGTCGACGCCGCTGCAGGAGGTGGTGCCGCTGAGCCAGCACGCCGCCGATCGGAGATGGAGGAG GGAAGACTTTCGAAAGACAAAGTCAATCAAAGCACTGAGAGTAGCAGTGAAGTGA
- the LOC112186831 gene encoding RING-H2 finger protein ATL67 isoform X1, translated as MQQLGAPYNFLNLTPKKIPMAKTPSSLHHHLLLLLQCPPSLLPSSNYLTTLGLGYAIAIALGFLVLLSTLLLASYICCRVSRHHRSQPQTQTQNPNSSSEGVILPRIIFVAEDDVENQENDDENSVVGLHQNVINSYPKFPFSKEIGGGDASTCSICLCDYHEFEMLRMMPECRHHFHLLCLDAWLKLNGSCPVCRNSPLPTPLSTPLQEVVPLSQHAADRRWRRLSKDKVNQSTESSSEVKHVLCQCCR; from the exons ATGCAGCAGCTGGGAGCACCCTACAACTTTCTCAATCTCACCCCCAAAAAAATCCCAATGGCTAAAACCCCTTCATccctccaccaccacctcctcctcctcctccaatgTCCCCCCTCCCTCCTCCCCTCCTCAAATTACCTCACTACCCTCGGCCTCGGCTACGCCATAGCCATCGCCCTTGGCTTTCTCGTCCTTCTCTCCACCCTCCTCCTCGCCTCCTACATCTGCTGCCGCGTCTCCCGCCACCATCGCTCCCAgccccaaacccaaacccaaaaccccaactcctCCTCCGAGGGCGTCATCCTCCCCCGCATCATCTTCGTCGCCGAGGACGACGTCGAGAACCAAGAAAACGACGATGAGAACTCCGTCGTCGGCCTCCACCAGAACGTCATCAACTCCTACCCCAAGTTCCCCTTCTCCAAGGAAATCGGCGGAGGCGATGCCTCCACGTGCTCCATCTGCCTCTGCGACTACCACGAATTCGAGATGCTGAGGATGATGCCCGAGTGCCGCCACCACTTCCACCTATTGTGTCTCGACGCGTGGCTCAAGCTCAACGGCTCCTGCCCCGTCTGCCGGAACTCGCCGCTGCCGACTCCGCTGTCGACGCCGCTGCAGGAGGTGGTGCCGCTGAGCCAGCACGCCGCCGATCGGAGATGGAGGAG ACTTTCGAAAGACAAAGTCAATCAAAGCACTGAGAGTAGCAGTGAAGTGAAGCACGTGCTTTGTCAGTGTTGCCGTTAA
- the LOC112186821 gene encoding probable methyltransferase At1g29790, with product MEPLDFDLKDSFSAFHVIEIDMRKPSVVMKLGTWRGVQRSIFILGSFALLISIVTLSSKFYSLKSFHVTDTFCNYVNTDSQSRIDSHVKVTLETVIQKLQQELKTFRDSTADSSSSVHLLKHSTFLADILGLIESVHESLVQNDESTQKLSNDVEDIHPLLKPKQHSDEPAEYFLIEEIRKYVKIKPNRLGKQNFMGANGTFTSIGHACFAMKTELEEYMNYDIGDICNDDWKLAQKLMVHGCDPLPRRRCFALAPKIYSKPFPIHESIWKLPDNRNVRWSQYRCKNFTCLASNSAPKGFFKCADCFNLSHHEMPRWMQQVSLDSKLNLTADFLIPEVLQIKPGEIRIGLDFSVGTGTFAARMREFNVTIVSATINLGAPFNEMIALRGLVPLYLTINQRLPFFDNTLDLIHTTRFLDGWIDFVLLDFVLYDWDRVLRPGGLLWIDSFFCVKEDLNAYLESLKMLRYKKHKWVVVPKIDKDDDREVFFSAVLEKPPRPFR from the exons ATGGAGCCTTTGGACTTTGATCTCAAAG ATAGCTTTTCAGCTTTTCATGTCATTGAGATAGATATGAGGAAACCGAGTGTTGTTATGAAGTTGGGAACATGGAGAGGAGTTCAGAGGTCAATTTTTATATTGGGTAGTTTTGCTCTTCTCATCTCAATTGTTACCTTATCATCCAAATTCTATTCTCTCAAATCATTTCATGTTACTGATACCTTCTGCAATTATGTAAATACTGATAGTCAAAGCAGGATTGACAGTCATGTAAAAGTCACTCTCGAAACTGTGATTCAGAAACTCCAACAGGAACTTAAAACGTTCAGAGATTCAACAGCAGATTCGTCGTCATCTGTGCATTTGTTAAAGCACAGTACGTTTCTTGCTGATATTTTGGGGCTGATCGAGTCGGTGCACGAATCTCTGGTGCAGAATGATGAGTCGACTCAGAAGTTAAGCAATGATGTCGAAGACATCCATCCTCTGTTAAAACCGAAGCAGCACTCTGATGAGCCTGCGGAGTATTTTCTAATAGAAGAGATTCGGAAGTATGTCAAGATCAAGCCGAACAGATTGGGAAAGCAGAATTTCATGGGAGCTAATGGGACTTTCACTAGCATTGGCCATGCTTGCTTTGCTATGAAGACAGAACTTGAAGAATACATGAACTACGACATTGGCGATATCTGCAATGACGATTGGAAGCTAGCTCAGAAGCTCATGGTTCATGGATGCGATCCACTTCCGAGGAGGAGGTGCTTTGCTCTGGCCCCGAAGATATATAGCAAGCCATTCCCAATCCATGAGTCCATATGGAAGCTCCCAGACAATAGAAATGTCCGGTGGAGTCAGTATCGGTGCAAGAACTTTACTTGCCTGGCAAGTAATTCCGCTCCCAAGGGGTTCTTCAAATGTGCAGATTGCTTCAACCTGTCACACCACGAAATGCCTAGATGGATGCAACAAGTAAGTCTAGACTCAAAATTGAATCTGACTGCAGATTTTCTTATCCCTGAAGTTCTTCAAATCAAGCCGGGAGAGATCAGAATCGGACTGGATTTTAGCGTAGGGACTGGGACTTTTGCAGCTAGGATGAGGGAGTTCAATGTCACCATTGTCTCGGCAACTATCAATCTCGGGGCACCTTTTAATGAAATGATAGCTCTTCGTGGACTCGTCCCTCTTTACTTGACAATCAATCAACGGCTGCCATTCTTCGACAACACTCTGGATTTGATTCACACCACAAGATTTCTGGATGGCTGGATTGATTTTGTGCTGCTAGACTTTGTCTTGTATGATTGGGATAGAGTTTTGAGGCCTGGGGGTTTGCTGTGGATTGATAGCTTCTTCTGTGTGAAGGAAGATTTGAATGCTTATTTGGAGTCCCTTAAGATGCTGAGGTACAAGAAGCACAAATGGGTTGTTGTTCCAAAGATTGATAAAGATGATGATAGAGAGGTTTTCTTTTCTGCTGTTCTAGAAAAGCCGCCCAGACCATTCCGGTAA
- the LOC112181815 gene encoding reticulon-like protein B5, producing the protein MAEHSESADAKVEQTMMDKISEKIHDHHDSSSSSSSDSDTEKPAPATEESSVKEKVFRLFGRERPVHHVFGGGKPADVFLWRNKKISAGVLGGATAVYVLFELLQYHLLTLICHILVGTLAILFLWSNAHTIIHKTPPRIPEVCLPEEPFLQVASELRHQINWTFAQLHNIASGRELKKFLIVIAGLWVLSIVGSWCNFLTLFYITFVLLHTVPVLYEKYEHKVDPLAEKATVEIKKQYGVFDAKVLTKVRETVLKNKRS; encoded by the exons ATGGCCGAGCACAGTGAGAGCGCCGATGCGAAGGTGGAGCAGACGATGATGGACAAGATCAGCGAGAAGATCCACGATCATCACGACTCttcgtcgtcgtcgtcttcgGATTCCGACACCGAGAAGCCGGCGCCGGCCACGGAGGAGTCGTCGGTCAAGGAAAAGGTGTTCCGTCTCTTCGGAAGGGAGCGTCCTGTGCATCATGTCTTTGGCGGTGGAAAGC CTGCTGATGTGTTTTTGTGGAGGAACAAGAAAATTTCAGCTGGGGTTCTTGGAGGAGCTACTGCTGTTTATGTCCTTTTTGAGTTGCTTCAATACCACTTGCTTACGCTTATTTGCCACATTCTGGTTGGTACCCTAGCAATCTTGTTTCTGTGGTCCAATGCCCATACTATTATCCACAA gacTCCACCGCGTATCCCAGAGGTTTGTCTTCCTGAGGAGCCATTCCTGCAGGTTGCTTCTGAGCTGAGACATCAAATCAACTGGACTTTTGCACAACTTCATAACATTGCATCTGGAAGGGAGTTGAAGAAATTCCTGATT GTTATTGCTGGCTTGTGGGTTCTTTCCATTGTTGGGAGTTGGTGCAATTTCTTGACCTTGTTTTACATTA CTTTTGTTTTGCTGCACACTGTGCCTGTTCTGTATGAGAAGTATGAACACAAGGTTGACCCACTTGCAGAGAAGGCAACAGTTGAGATCAAAAAGCAGTATGGAGTGTTTGATGCCAAGGTTTTGACAAAGGTTCGCGAAACAGTGCTGAAAAACAAGAGATCTTAG
- the LOC112181816 gene encoding golgin candidate 4 has product MMWGTIANLKENLNKIAQDVHDDSDEEEFEIYASTNGGGGQGSSISDRRNSHSFAHSKSPSSRSPVSNGVGGSGVSPEIEQYRAEIKRLQESEAEIKALSKNYAALLKEKEDQISRLNKENGSLKQNLDTTTASLNASRIENYKVAANGTNLHKGSSNQSPNRQQRSTGQAKTSYSGHQKQNGIVYTQDGNGISNGIAHLSDMQGNERELADLLGLEMKQLRMELEKEHNQLENVQRKLQEEQKLNGTIQEELKFIKLDREKTSIEMSKIHNELNDKTSEISRLQMELNRREDVNAENFKRLIATLEKENNSLKMEKNELEAALRTSRTSTDKKPLDASESFPGKEEMELSLRKFDSDLKVARQERDKALQELKRLKQHLLEKESEESEKMDEDSKIIEELRQANEHLRAQILHLEKALKKAIASQEDVKMINNNELQKSKELIDDLNKRLASCMTTIDAKNVELLNLQTALGQYYAEIEAKEHLEGDLARAREESARLSRLLKDADHQAEVSKAEKEEIVSKLSQAEKIVLDWKSRVNKLEEDNAKLRRAVEQSMTRLNRMSIDSDFLVDRRIVIKLLVTYFQKNHSKEVLDLMTRMLGFTDEDKQRIGVAQGGKGVVRGVLGLPGRLVGGILGGSSAGGSANAASENHSFADLWVDFLLKETEERERRESADDSGQSQEDTYKRNPLEPDHKPSTTGSAADFSRTNLSPIQNSNLPPFRNNFRQPEHSDSEFSTVPLTSSENNPYAPRQLPRY; this is encoded by the exons ATGATGTGGGGGACGATTGCCAACCTCAAAGAGAATCTCAACAAGATCGCGCAGGACGTGCACGACGACAGCGACGAAGAGGAGTTTGAGATCTACGCCTCAACCAATGGAGGAGGCGGCCAAGGTTCGTCCATTTCTGATCGGAGAAACTCCCACAGCTTCGCTCATTCCAAGTCGCCGTCGTCGCGCTCGCCGGTGTCGAATGGCGTCGGCGGCTCCGGTGTTAGTCCAGAG ATTGAACAATACCGAGCTGAGATTAAGAGACTTCAGGAATCTGAGGCAGAAATTAAAGCATTATCAAAAAACTATGCAgctttgttaaaggaaaaggaG GATCAAATTTCTagattgaataaagaaaatggcTCATTGAAACAAAATCTGGACACAACTACTGCATCTCTAAATGCCTCTAGAATTGAAAACTACAAAGTGGCAGCAAATGGGACCAACTTGCACAAG GGAAGTAGTAATCAGTCACCCAACCGACAGCAAAGATCGACAGGTCAAGCAAAAACCAGCTATTCTGGTCACCAGAAACAGAATGGTATTGTCTATACACAGGATGGGAATGGGATAAGCAATGGGATTGCGCATCTTTCAGACATGCAGGGGAATGAAAGG GAGCTTGCAGATTTACTAGGACTTGAGATGAAGCAATTGCGGATGGAGCTAGAAAAAGAACACAACCAGTTGGAAAATGTACAGCGAAAGTTACAAG AGGAGCAGAAATTGAATGGGACCATCCAGGAAGAGCTCAAATTTATTAAGTTGGATAGAGAAAAA ACCTCCATTGAGATGAGCAAAATACACAACGAATTGAATGACAAAACGTCTGAGATAAGTCGATTGCAAATGGAATTGAATAGGCGGGAGGATGTAAATGCAGAGAACTTTAAAAGATTGATCGCAACCCTGGAGAAGGAAAACAATAGTCTTAAG atggagaagaatgaactTGAGGCAGCTTTGAGAACGAGCAGGACCTCAACTGATAAAAAACCCTTAGATGCATCAGAAAGTTTTCCTGGGAAGGAGGAAATGGAGCTATCTTTGCGAAAATTTGATAGTGATTTGAAGGTAGCACGCCAGGAAAGGGACAAAGCCTTGCAAGAATTGAAACGCCTCAAACAGCATTTATTAGAAAAG GAATCTGAAGAATCAGAGAAAATGGATGAAGACAGCAAAATCATTGAAGAACTTCGACAAGCTAATGAACATCTAAGAGCTCAAATATTACATTTGGAGAAAGCTCTGAAGAAGGCAATTGCAAGTCAGGAGGATGTCAAGATGATCAACAACAATGAACTTCAGAAATCAAAGGAACTTATTGATGATCTGAATAAAAGACTTGCAAGTTGTATGACCACAATAGATGCCAAAAATGTTGAACTGTTGAATCTTCAAACTGCTCTTGGTCAATACTATGCAGAAATTGAAGCGAAG GAACATTTGGAAGGAGATTTGGCTAGGGCAAGAGAGGAATCAGCTAGGCTTTCTCGTCTCTTGAAA GATGCAGATCATCAGGCTGAGGTATCAAAGGCCGAAAAGGAAGAAATTGTGTCCAAGCTTTCACAAGCTGAAAAGATAGTACTGGATTGGAAAAGCAGAGTGAATAAACTTGAGGAAGATAATGCAAAACTACGGCGAGCTGTTGAGCAGAGTATGACCAGGCTTAATAGGATGTCAATAGATTCAGACTTTCTTGTTGACAG GCGCATTGTGATCAAGTTACTAGTAACATACTTTCAGAAAAACCACAGTAAAGAG GTTTTGGATCTTATGACTCGTATGCTGGGATTCACTGATGAAGACAAGCAGAGAATAGGTGTTGCTCAAGGTGGCAAAGGTGTTGTTCGTGGTGTTTTAGGCCTGCCTGGCCGCCTTGTTGGCGGCATTTTGGGAGGCAGTTCAGCTGGAGGATCTGCAAATGCGGCATCTGAGAACCAT TCCTTCGCAGATTTGTGGGTTGATTTTCTTCTCaaagaaactgaagaaagagagagaagggagtCTGCAGATGATTCGGGCCAGTCTCAGGAAGATACATATAAAAGAAATCCATTGGAACCTGACCATAAGCCATCCACCACTGGTTCTGCAGCTGACTTCTCGAGAACAAATTTATCTCCAATCCAGAACTCAAATCTTCCACCTTTCCGGAATAATTTTCGGCAGCCAGAACATTCTGATTCTGAATTTTCCACTGTTCCTCTCACATCGTCAGAGAACAATCCTTATGCCCCAAGACAGCTTCCAAGATACTAA